DNA from Dietzia lutea:
CAAGAACACCGTGCTGATCTTCACCTCGAACCTCGGGACCAAGGACATCTCCAAGGCCGTCGGCATGGGCTTCCAGTCCTCCGACAACACCGAGGACGCCTACGAGCGGATGAAGCAGAAGGTCAACGACGAGCTGAAGAAGCACTTCCGCCCGGAGTTCCTCAACCGCATCGACGAGATCGTGGTGTTCCACCAGCTCACGCAGGAGCAGATCGTCCAGATGGTCGACCTCATGATCGGCCGCGTCCGGGACGCCCTGAAGACCAAGGACATGGACATCGAGGTCTCCGATCGGGCCAAGAGCCTGCTCGCCAAGCGCGGGTTCGACCCGGTCCTGGGCGCGCGGCCGCTGCGTCGCACGATCCAGCGCGAGATCGAGGACACCCTCTCGGAGAAGATCCTCTTCGGCGAGGTCGCGGCCGGCGAGCTGGTGAAGGTCGACGTCGAGGGCTGGGACGGCGAGTCCGAGCGCACCGAGGACGCCAAGTTCACCTTCACGGGCACTCCCCGTCCGGATGCCCCGCAGGACCGCGAGGGCGAGGAGATCTCCGCCAGCGTGGCGCCCACCGGTGAGGCCGGCCCGGGCGACTCGCTCCCGCCGAGCACGGGTGGTTTCGGTGGCGGCTCCACCGGCGGCCCGTCCGGCAGCGGCGGTGGCGCGGCTCCCGCCACTACCTGATCGCCTCCGGCGCCTGAAGTAGAGAAGGCCCCCGCCACATGGCGGGGGCCTTCCTGCGTCTGCCGGCGGCCGCTCGCCCGCCGTGGGGCGCCCCGCGCCTACGTGGAGTCCCCTACGCTTGGCGCCTGAGTCGGACCGGACGACAGGGGTGCGCGACGGATGGAGCACAGGGGCGAGCGGGTGCCGCCGGGCCACGGCTACGGGCAGGCACCGCCGGGCCACGGCCACGACCCGGGCCCGTGGCGACCGCCGCACCCGGGGGAGTGGCGGCCGCCGCGCGAGCAGAGCGGCGGGTGCCAGGGTGGCGGGGCCGCATGGCTGGTCGGTGGCGTCGCGGTACTGGGCGTCGTCGGCGGGCGAGCGGCCATCAGCCCGCACCGCCCCGCCCGAACCGTCCGAGCCGTCCGAGGCGGTCGACCCGCCCACGGGCGGCCGGCCCGACTCGTTCCCGCAGGTCCGCCCCGCGGCCGACCTGCTACCCGCGGATGGGCGGAGGCTCGGGACCGAGGTCGAGGTCAGCACCTCGCCGCTGCGTTACCGGGTCATGGACTTCTTCGACGAGCCCATCTACAACTGCATCTTCTCGGTCGACCTCGGGAACCTCTCCGACCGGCCGCTCGCGGTGAGCGTGGCGTTCCGCACGACGGGAGCCCCGCGGGCGGAGTGGGCGGACAGCGAGCCGACGACGATCGGGGCCCGGGAACGCTCGGAACTGATCGTGGGCTGGGACGGCCTGTCGCCGGACGAGGTGCCGCCCACAGAGTCCGAGTGCGCGGGGCCGGTGGAGTTGACCCGTCTGGCCGTCACCCCGGGGTGATCGGATCGCCGCCGGGCCCGGTCAGGCGGTGGCGCGGTCCCAGAGGGCGGCGATCGCCGTCCAGCCGACCACGCCGACGGTGGAGTACAGCAGGGCCCACAGCACGCACCCGACGGTGACGGCGGGCAGGTACCTGCGCAGCGGCATCACGGTGAAGCCGGCGCTGAAGTTGATGGCGGTCTGCACACCCACCGTGAGGAAGGACAGCGGCACCGCGATCACCCCGTAGCGGGCGGACAGCCGCTGGGCGCGCTGCATGGTCGGTCCCTCGAGGCGGTGGGCGAATCGCTCGCTGAGCCGACTACCGCGCAGCGCGCCCCGGCCGAGCCAGTAGGTGGCGTTGGCGCGCAGCATGACGATCACGAACAGCGTGCTGAACGCGATGGCGAGGGGCTGCTCGGCGATCCGGTCCATTCGAGGGGTGTGCGGCGCGCGGTGCGGAAGGCCCGGCGGAGGTCAGGCGGAGGTGGAGGGCTTGACGTCCATCACGACGTCGAACTCCAGCAGGTTGGCGCCCTCGGCGACGGGCTTGCCGTGCTGGCCGGCGTGGGCGGCGCGGGCGTCCCCGTCGCGCCAGGCGGCGAACGACTCGTCGTCCTCCCACATGGTCATCACGAAGTAGCGGGTCTCCCCGCCGGTGGGACGCAGCAGCTGGAAGCCGAGGAAGCCGGGGGAGTTCTCCACCGTGTGGGCGCGCTCGGAGAAGCGGCGCTCGAGCTCGGCACCGGCCTGCGGCGGGACGTTGAGGGCATTGATCTTCACGACGGCCATGCAGGTGAGCCTACCCTCAGCCGGCTACGCGGGCAGTGAGTATCGGTCGCCGGCCCGCACCATGAGTCCGTCGGCCAACAGGGAGTCCAGCGCGCGGTCGCGTTGGACGGCGTCGGGCCACACCGCGTTCAGCGCGGCGCGGGGCGCGGTGCCGTCGCCGTCGCGCAGCACGTCGAGCAGGAGGCCGCGCACCTGGCGGTCGGTGCCGGCGAAGGTCTGGACCCGGCGGCGCGGGCCGTCCCA
Protein-coding regions in this window:
- a CDS encoding DedA family protein, translated to MDRIAEQPLAIAFSTLFVIVMLRANATYWLGRGALRGSRLSERFAHRLEGPTMQRAQRLSARYGVIAVPLSFLTVGVQTAINFSAGFTVMPLRRYLPAVTVGCVLWALLYSTVGVVGWTAIAALWDRATA
- a CDS encoding antibiotic biosynthesis monooxygenase family protein, which produces MAVVKINALNVPPQAGAELERRFSERAHTVENSPGFLGFQLLRPTGGETRYFVMTMWEDDESFAAWRDGDARAAHAGQHGKPVAEGANLLEFDVVMDVKPSTSA